A window from Sphingobacterium hotanense encodes these proteins:
- a CDS encoding WG repeat-containing protein, with the protein MKSLFLSLSLSVFSLGSTYAQMQKFFKLDYRFVASEMPSDAEMAEIEAFQTVYVNDKLIKVSPSTLESPIYLINKESNKGSILFPEEKQFVEVSTGGTTMDAVEGMSFDFVEGKTKKIAGYDCKLAQLRIESFAEGVEASIIDFWYTEAIPSIYWGEFEMLSLIPGAVLEFTSAGNGFVVTKVSKVDVKQSEFEVPKDYTLLELDEEEANEVDSIGSLTGMQVADNRFIYSNDEGTLYGLADHDDQHITGLEFTFIDYYRDDVAIASDPDNKFGLIDINGKPVVPLKYEYVAVDYNSEAYLFSEDGKVGLLNKEGKILVKPEYDQIATMIDGKAAVSKDDLWGIIDVNGKIVIPFEYEMITELNKTNFVVYHEGIMALYNLKTNKLVKEGYDYISLSQDSPLITVQQGAKFGFINPLGEVVIPIKYTAAGTFASGEAIVAEDPDGEDQYIINMRGERVEEN; encoded by the coding sequence ATGAAATCATTATTTCTTTCCCTATCCCTAAGTGTATTTTCGCTAGGGTCTACTTATGCTCAGATGCAAAAATTTTTCAAATTAGACTACCGATTTGTTGCTTCTGAAATGCCGAGCGATGCCGAGATGGCCGAGATAGAAGCCTTTCAAACAGTCTATGTTAATGACAAACTGATCAAAGTATCTCCAAGCACTTTGGAAAGCCCAATTTATTTAATAAACAAAGAGTCGAACAAGGGTTCTATCCTATTCCCAGAAGAGAAACAATTTGTTGAGGTTAGCACTGGCGGTACAACGATGGACGCGGTTGAAGGCATGAGTTTTGACTTTGTCGAGGGGAAGACCAAAAAAATTGCAGGTTATGATTGTAAATTAGCTCAGCTGCGTATTGAGTCTTTCGCAGAAGGTGTTGAGGCAAGTATTATTGACTTTTGGTATACCGAAGCTATCCCATCAATCTATTGGGGCGAATTTGAAATGCTATCATTAATTCCAGGCGCGGTATTGGAATTTACGAGTGCAGGAAATGGATTTGTCGTCACGAAGGTTTCGAAGGTTGATGTAAAGCAATCGGAATTTGAAGTTCCGAAAGACTATACCCTATTAGAATTAGATGAAGAAGAAGCGAATGAGGTAGATTCAATCGGTAGTTTGACAGGCATGCAAGTGGCGGACAACCGTTTTATCTATTCAAATGATGAGGGCACGCTATATGGTTTGGCAGACCATGATGACCAACATATCACTGGTTTGGAATTCACATTTATTGATTATTATCGGGATGACGTTGCTATCGCATCCGATCCAGATAACAAGTTTGGTTTAATCGACATCAACGGAAAGCCTGTTGTTCCATTGAAATACGAATATGTAGCGGTGGATTATAATTCGGAAGCGTATCTTTTTAGTGAAGATGGAAAAGTAGGTTTATTGAATAAGGAGGGAAAAATATTAGTGAAGCCGGAATATGATCAAATTGCAACGATGATCGATGGAAAAGCCGCAGTTTCTAAGGACGATCTTTGGGGAATCATCGATGTAAATGGTAAAATCGTTATTCCTTTTGAATACGAAATGATTACTGAACTAAATAAGACGAATTTCGTTGTTTACCACGAGGGAATAATGGCGCTATACAATTTAAAAACGAATAAATTGGTCAAAGAGGGCTACGACTATATCTCGCTATCGCAAGATTCGCCATTGATTACCGTGCAGCAAGGTGCAAAGTTTGGTTTCATCAATCCATTGGGGGAAGTTGTGATCCCGATCAAATATACGGCGGCCGGTACCTTCGCGAGCGGCGAAGCTATTGTTGCAGAAGATCCCGATGGTGAAGACCAATATATCATTAATATGAGAGGCGAGCGCGTGGAGGAAAACTAA
- a CDS encoding sulfatase family protein — protein sequence MKRYVSFLFSALSLLSFSAMQIYAQEKKPNIIFIFSDDHAYQAIGAYGNKHVKTPNIDRIAKEGGLFENFLVTNSICGPSRANLLTGKYSHKNGYLANEGKFDMDQTLFSRLMKQGDYQTAWIGKWHLGSLPGDAFDDWKILPGQGYYYNPDFIDSKNDTARYEGYVTDIITEFATDWMDKRDKDKPFFLVVGEKATHREWLPSIEDLGIYDDVEFPLPETFYDSYEGRKAAADQDMTIEKSMRISDDLKVHAKFGLSDEQAAAKRKRITQRRYGDKVLNDREKQAVERLVYQGMYERLNKEQAAKVQAYYDEIAKDYDAKKLTGNALTEWKYQRYLKDYLATANSLDRNIGKLLAYLDQHGLAENTIVIYGSDQGFYLGEHGWFDKRFIYQESLKTPFVIRYPKVIKPGTKFKQHVLNIDWAPTLLEIAGVSVSSDIQGTSFLDLLKVNGKNVVTREASYYHYYEFPQPHHVSPHFGITTERYKLVRFYKGQEAWELYDLKKDPKELNNLYGQKKYEKTIQHLKNTLKDLIIQYDDQDAAKILNQAD from the coding sequence ATGAAAAGATACGTTTCCTTCCTATTTTCTGCTCTAAGTTTACTGTCTTTCAGCGCCATGCAGATCTATGCACAGGAGAAGAAACCTAATATCATCTTTATTTTTTCTGACGATCATGCCTATCAGGCAATCGGTGCTTATGGTAATAAGCACGTGAAAACGCCAAACATTGACCGGATAGCGAAAGAGGGTGGCTTATTTGAAAATTTTCTGGTCACCAATTCCATCTGCGGCCCCTCGCGCGCAAATCTGCTTACCGGAAAGTACAGCCATAAAAATGGATACTTAGCCAATGAAGGTAAATTTGATATGGACCAAACGCTGTTCAGCCGGTTGATGAAACAAGGTGATTATCAAACCGCTTGGATAGGGAAGTGGCATTTAGGTTCATTGCCAGGCGATGCATTCGATGATTGGAAAATTTTGCCCGGTCAAGGATATTATTACAATCCCGATTTCATTGATTCGAAGAACGATACAGCGCGATATGAGGGTTATGTGACGGATATCATAACCGAGTTTGCAACTGATTGGATGGATAAACGAGATAAGGACAAGCCTTTCTTTTTGGTTGTGGGTGAGAAGGCTACCCATCGCGAATGGTTACCGTCAATTGAAGATTTAGGCATTTATGATGATGTCGAGTTTCCTCTGCCGGAAACATTTTATGATTCTTATGAAGGTAGAAAAGCAGCCGCCGATCAGGACATGACCATCGAAAAAAGCATGCGCATTTCAGACGATCTAAAAGTACATGCGAAGTTTGGACTGTCGGATGAACAGGCAGCGGCAAAGCGCAAAAGAATAACACAGCGGCGCTATGGCGATAAGGTATTGAACGATCGCGAGAAGCAGGCCGTAGAACGCTTGGTCTATCAGGGTATGTACGAACGCCTGAATAAAGAGCAAGCTGCCAAGGTACAAGCTTATTATGATGAAATTGCAAAAGATTATGATGCAAAGAAATTAACGGGCAACGCATTGACCGAATGGAAATATCAACGTTACCTAAAAGATTATCTGGCAACCGCCAATTCGCTGGATCGCAATATCGGAAAGCTGCTGGCCTATTTGGATCAGCATGGGTTAGCAGAGAATACCATTGTCATTTATGGCTCCGATCAAGGATTCTACCTCGGTGAGCACGGCTGGTTCGACAAACGTTTCATTTATCAGGAATCCTTGAAGACACCTTTCGTCATCCGCTATCCCAAGGTCATTAAGCCAGGCACGAAATTCAAACAGCATGTGTTAAATATAGATTGGGCGCCAACCTTATTGGAAATTGCCGGAGTTTCCGTATCTTCGGATATACAAGGAACATCTTTCCTTGATCTATTGAAAGTGAACGGAAAGAACGTAGTGACGCGCGAAGCTAGCTACTATCATTATTATGAATTTCCACAACCGCACCATGTGTCTCCGCATTTTGGGATAACCACAGAACGCTATAAACTGGTTCGTTTTTATAAAGGACAAGAAGCTTGGGAGCTTTACGATCTGAAGAAAGACCCAAAAGAGCTGAATAATTTATACGGGCAGAAGAAATACGAAAAGACAATACAGCACTTAAAAAACACATTAAAAGATTTAATAATACAATACGATGATCAAGATGCTGCAAAGATTTTAAATCAAGCAGATTAA
- a CDS encoding SusC/RagA family TonB-linked outer membrane protein, with translation MRSKIYMLCFFLSSPLLSQTDLYAHATEMSYLKVYAQEKLSGRVTDSNNQPLAGVTVRVKDGSASASTNNAGEFEIAGQLQGKTLVFTYVGYVPKEVTVANNSNLQVILESEQANLEEVVVVGYGTQRRKELTGSISSVKASDLEKVATNSFTSAIQGKVPGVTITQTSGAPGGSSSVRIRGVGTTGGNQPLYVIDGFPVGGGNIGISGSSDQVDGMSIVNPNDIESIEVLKDAAAASIYGARAANGVILITTKRGKEGVTSVDVNAYTGFQSLWKKPKFLNAEQFATLANELYKNSNMAPNPEWANPASLGEGTNWINEVFRTAPMYNLDVSMTGGNQKIKNALSLGYRDQTGTLIETWNKRYTGRANVDIQANERLKFGGSMAFTYTQGKGQQNEDFRLGIFNLAQQFYPTLGLEDVVSGSSAYYSTQGDNPYLRAKTDENYLRNMRLYGNAFGELTIMEGLKFRSSVGLDFNSNRTSTWEPKVQRGFYSNPQAVLGETQTQGLNWLIENTLSYTKQFDKHNLSAIVGQTAQRNASDWISITAREFQNETIRVVNTSSEANRRGSGTGSVYTLASYLGRVNYSYDNKYLFSASIRRDGSSNFGPSYKWGNFPSVSAGWNISEESFFNQAGPINSLKLRGSWGQLGNDAIGAFGYSSTYGLGRVSDNYILGPGQVLVTGASMMRPGNMDLKWETSEQINFGVDATFLNNKGYLTAEYYIKDTRDMLVSLPVSLEAGFESAPSVNGGKIRNSGFELLLGYASGNEFKYDVSVNLSTLKNEVISMGAGNPISGPIVGFTSMNSSYTEVGNPIGYFRGYIVDGIYQTNAEVDKAFQPNASAGDFKYRDVNGDNALTDEDRVMLGTPWPSLTYGMNMDLSYKGFDLNMLWQGVAGNEIFHVAKFSTYPIKYFGGSGVINASAEVLNRWTPENGGNSVPILKYTDVNGNYANLSSFYIEDGSYLRLRNITLGYSLPSNIFENSKMVKRVRVYGSVQNALTFTKYSGFDPEVGSTNPLASGVDDGVYPMPRTFMFGVKVGF, from the coding sequence ATGAGATCAAAAATCTACATGCTATGTTTCTTTTTGAGTTCTCCTTTATTAAGTCAAACCGATTTGTATGCTCATGCAACGGAGATGTCTTATTTAAAGGTGTATGCACAGGAGAAACTATCGGGAAGGGTGACCGATTCAAATAATCAGCCATTGGCGGGGGTAACTGTTCGAGTGAAGGACGGCTCGGCTTCTGCTAGCACGAATAATGCCGGCGAATTTGAGATCGCGGGTCAACTCCAGGGGAAAACTTTGGTTTTCACCTATGTCGGGTACGTACCAAAAGAGGTAACTGTTGCTAATAACAGCAATTTACAAGTTATTTTGGAATCTGAACAGGCCAATTTAGAAGAAGTGGTCGTTGTAGGTTATGGTACGCAACGCAGAAAAGAATTGACCGGTTCGATATCCTCGGTGAAGGCGAGCGATTTGGAGAAAGTAGCAACAAACTCCTTTACTTCTGCTATTCAGGGTAAAGTCCCTGGAGTGACGATTACACAAACCAGTGGTGCACCGGGCGGTTCGAGTTCGGTTCGTATCCGCGGGGTAGGGACCACGGGTGGAAACCAACCGCTTTACGTTATTGATGGCTTCCCGGTAGGCGGTGGCAATATCGGAATCAGCGGGAGTTCGGATCAAGTGGATGGTATGTCGATCGTTAATCCCAACGATATTGAGTCCATCGAAGTATTGAAAGATGCTGCTGCCGCATCCATTTATGGAGCTCGCGCGGCAAACGGGGTTATTTTGATTACGACCAAGCGTGGTAAAGAAGGGGTAACATCGGTAGATGTGAATGCCTATACCGGATTTCAGAGCTTATGGAAAAAGCCGAAGTTCTTAAATGCTGAGCAATTTGCGACGCTTGCCAATGAGCTTTACAAAAACTCAAATATGGCTCCTAATCCAGAATGGGCAAATCCAGCTTCTTTGGGCGAGGGAACCAACTGGATCAACGAAGTTTTCCGTACGGCGCCTATGTATAACTTAGATGTCTCTATGACAGGGGGCAACCAAAAGATTAAGAATGCACTATCCTTAGGCTATCGCGATCAGACCGGTACCTTGATTGAGACTTGGAATAAACGCTATACAGGTCGTGCGAATGTCGATATCCAAGCCAATGAGCGCTTAAAATTCGGTGGTAGTATGGCTTTCACATACACACAAGGGAAGGGACAGCAGAATGAGGATTTCCGCTTGGGTATCTTCAACCTAGCGCAGCAATTCTACCCTACCTTAGGCTTGGAGGATGTGGTTAGTGGTTCTTCAGCATACTATTCTACGCAGGGTGATAACCCTTATTTGCGTGCGAAGACGGATGAAAACTACCTTAGAAATATGCGTCTTTATGGTAATGCTTTCGGAGAGTTGACCATTATGGAGGGATTAAAGTTCCGGTCGAGTGTAGGTTTGGATTTCAACTCCAATCGTACGAGCACCTGGGAACCTAAGGTGCAACGCGGATTCTATAGCAACCCGCAAGCTGTATTGGGCGAAACACAGACTCAAGGTTTAAATTGGTTGATCGAGAATACGCTAAGTTATACCAAACAATTTGATAAACACAACCTATCGGCAATTGTAGGTCAAACCGCTCAACGCAATGCGAGCGATTGGATTTCAATTACAGCGCGCGAATTCCAAAATGAAACAATCCGCGTCGTGAATACGAGTTCCGAAGCCAATCGTCGTGGTTCCGGTACAGGTTCGGTTTACACTTTGGCTTCCTATCTTGGCCGTGTCAATTATTCCTACGATAATAAGTATCTCTTCTCGGCAAGTATTCGTCGTGATGGATCTTCTAATTTTGGACCATCTTATAAGTGGGGTAACTTCCCATCGGTATCGGCAGGATGGAATATCTCTGAGGAGAGCTTCTTCAATCAGGCTGGGCCTATCAATAGCTTAAAGCTTCGCGGTAGCTGGGGACAATTGGGTAATGACGCAATCGGAGCCTTCGGCTATTCGAGCACCTACGGCTTAGGTCGCGTATCAGACAACTATATATTGGGGCCAGGCCAAGTTTTGGTGACTGGAGCGAGTATGATGCGTCCGGGCAATATGGACTTGAAATGGGAAACCAGTGAGCAGATCAATTTTGGTGTGGATGCGACTTTCCTGAACAACAAGGGTTATTTAACAGCAGAATACTATATCAAAGATACGCGCGATATGCTCGTGAGCTTACCGGTTTCGTTGGAGGCGGGTTTTGAATCAGCTCCTTCAGTAAACGGCGGTAAGATCAGAAACTCGGGTTTTGAATTATTGTTGGGTTATGCGAGCGGCAATGAGTTCAAGTATGATGTGAGTGTGAATCTATCAACTTTAAAGAATGAAGTGATTTCAATGGGTGCCGGAAACCCAATTTCGGGACCGATTGTAGGCTTTACAAGCATGAACAGTTCGTATACGGAAGTTGGAAATCCTATAGGTTACTTTAGAGGGTATATCGTGGATGGTATCTATCAGACGAATGCGGAAGTCGATAAGGCTTTCCAACCAAATGCTTCGGCTGGAGATTTTAAATACCGCGATGTAAATGGCGATAATGCTTTAACGGATGAAGACCGCGTAATGTTGGGGACACCTTGGCCTAGCTTGACTTACGGTATGAACATGGATCTATCGTACAAGGGTTTCGATCTGAATATGTTGTGGCAGGGTGTTGCTGGAAACGAGATCTTTCACGTCGCTAAGTTTTCGACCTATCCGATTAAATATTTTGGCGGTAGTGGCGTAATCAATGCATCAGCAGAGGTATTGAACCGTTGGACTCCTGAAAATGGTGGTAACTCGGTGCCAATTTTAAAGTACACCGATGTCAATGGGAACTATGCGAATTTATCATCTTTCTATATTGAAGATGGTTCTTACCTGCGTCTTCGCAACATTACGCTAGGCTATAGCTTGCCTTCGAATATCTTCGAAAACAGTAAGATGGTGAAGCGCGTACGCGTATATGGTTCGGTTCAAAACGCATTAACATTTACGAAGTACTCAGGATTCGATCCGGAAGTAGGGTCGACAAACCCGTTAGCATCGGGTGTGGATGATGGGGTTTACCCAATGCCGAGAACCTTTATGTTTGGAGTGAAAGTAGGATTCTAA
- a CDS encoding sensor histidine kinase — protein sequence MLRYYAIFTKYVPRIIILSVMLSLGKSVMAQDLLSSLASQYQKSAANSAERYLLTGKYAQAMFFNDQVDEAFKLLHDNIASASKLKEAKYVAYLQTVLAINFQIAENPAQANIQISKARSNMARTLDNETKGYVMYGQGWIQSRQLKEAEAVRSFVTALEYLDRAPHSNTLLGRKSSIYKELTAIYSNWNETELQDKYSKLSLDLAIKQKDPSSIFDGYMSLGYLHEQQFLRDEADLKHRDLAEKYYLQALETYQNNKAEIPFSSNLSFVSSNLAHLYLRSYPASYRAKAKKYAELAKQHGQESNEHNHVSSAYGIMAEMAMQENNPALAKEYLLASLSEINNSSNQDQNVLMSIYESLSNISEKEKKFDEAVNYYKRYIEIFKRVYDQEQLNLGKRLEAQFEKGRQEQQVQNLRLESEKKEQQLSLMAALGIQQKQDLENMKLIQDNQSKELELAKLETEKQNQELRMSKLEAQNIAAEISNYQQEINFREKVNTYFILSFATIFLLFLVLLYAYQQRSKHMKQNDALHQLALEQERQHSKISTLTAMLHGQELERGRLARDLHDGLGGLLSGTKLHLSQLNDRITENNKETMDKTMGHLDLAVDELRRVAHNLMPDLLQKYGLEEALSDYATRMSTDTLDVDVQFLHYDKQLPIDKQLIVYRIIQELVNNAIKHAKPAQILIQVVEEENSYQITVEDDGAGFDFKTLKNNQSAGLHNIQSRVEFLKGSVQINSEINQGTSIEFQFPKSQNV from the coding sequence ATGTTGAGATATTACGCCATATTTACTAAATACGTTCCTCGGATAATCATTTTATCTGTCATGCTTTCCTTGGGGAAGTCTGTGATGGCGCAAGATCTGCTTAGCAGTTTAGCGTCGCAATATCAGAAAAGTGCAGCGAATAGCGCCGAGCGATATTTATTGACCGGCAAATATGCGCAGGCTATGTTTTTTAATGATCAGGTGGACGAAGCATTTAAACTTTTGCATGATAATATTGCCTCGGCATCGAAACTTAAAGAGGCTAAATATGTTGCTTATCTGCAGACCGTATTGGCTATTAATTTTCAGATTGCAGAGAACCCGGCGCAGGCGAATATCCAAATCTCCAAAGCTAGGAGCAACATGGCTCGAACGCTGGACAACGAAACCAAAGGCTACGTGATGTATGGGCAGGGTTGGATTCAATCGCGACAGTTGAAGGAAGCTGAAGCGGTGCGTAGTTTTGTCACAGCGCTAGAATATTTAGATAGAGCGCCGCATTCGAATACTTTGTTAGGCCGGAAATCGTCCATCTATAAGGAATTAACGGCAATATATTCCAACTGGAATGAAACTGAATTGCAGGATAAGTACTCTAAGTTATCCTTAGACTTGGCGATAAAGCAAAAGGATCCGTCTTCCATATTTGATGGGTATATGTCTTTAGGATACTTACATGAGCAGCAGTTTTTAAGAGATGAAGCAGATTTGAAGCATCGGGATCTAGCAGAAAAATACTATCTACAGGCATTAGAAACCTATCAGAATAATAAAGCTGAAATTCCTTTTTCCTCTAATTTATCCTTTGTTTCCAGCAACTTAGCACATCTTTATTTGCGGTCATATCCGGCCTCGTATCGCGCGAAAGCAAAGAAATATGCCGAATTAGCGAAGCAGCATGGGCAAGAAAGCAATGAACATAATCATGTATCATCGGCATATGGTATTATGGCGGAAATGGCGATGCAGGAGAACAACCCTGCCTTAGCCAAGGAATATCTATTGGCATCGCTTTCCGAGATCAACAACTCAAGCAATCAGGATCAGAACGTTTTGATGAGCATCTATGAAAGTCTTTCGAATATTAGTGAGAAGGAAAAGAAATTTGATGAGGCGGTAAACTATTATAAGCGGTATATCGAAATATTCAAGCGGGTTTACGATCAGGAGCAATTGAATTTAGGGAAGCGACTGGAAGCGCAGTTTGAGAAGGGTCGGCAAGAGCAACAAGTGCAGAATTTACGCTTGGAATCGGAAAAGAAAGAACAGCAATTGAGTTTAATGGCAGCTCTTGGTATTCAACAGAAGCAAGATCTGGAAAACATGAAGCTTATTCAAGATAACCAATCGAAAGAATTGGAATTAGCGAAACTGGAAACTGAGAAACAGAATCAGGAACTGCGGATGTCGAAACTCGAGGCACAAAACATAGCCGCGGAGATCAGCAATTATCAGCAGGAAATCAATTTCAGGGAAAAAGTAAACACTTATTTCATTCTTTCGTTTGCGACTATATTTTTATTGTTCTTGGTCTTGTTATATGCTTATCAACAGCGTTCCAAGCATATGAAACAGAATGATGCGCTGCATCAATTAGCGTTAGAACAGGAGCGTCAGCATTCAAAAATATCAACGCTGACCGCCATGCTGCATGGGCAAGAATTGGAAAGAGGCAGATTAGCTCGCGACCTGCACGATGGTTTAGGTGGGTTACTTTCAGGCACGAAGCTTCATTTATCGCAATTAAACGACCGCATTACAGAAAACAACAAGGAAACCATGGACAAGACGATGGGGCACTTGGATTTAGCTGTGGATGAGTTACGCCGTGTTGCCCATAATTTGATGCCAGATCTGTTGCAAAAGTATGGATTGGAAGAAGCGTTATCAGACTATGCTACTCGCATGTCAACCGACACATTAGACGTGGATGTGCAGTTTCTGCACTACGATAAGCAGCTTCCGATCGATAAACAACTTATCGTGTATCGAATTATCCAGGAATTGGTAAATAATGCGATTAAGCATGCCAAGCCAGCACAAATCTTGATACAGGTAGTGGAAGAAGAGAACAGCTATCAGATTACGGTAGAAGATGATGGCGCAGGATTCGACTTTAAAACATTAAAAAACAATCAGTCTGCCGGACTGCATAATATCCAATCGAGAGTAGAATTCTTAAAAGGATCAGTCCAAATTAACTCGGAAATTAATCAAGGAACGAGCATTGAGTTTCAGTTTCCCAAATCTCAAAACGTATGA
- a CDS encoding RagB/SusD family nutrient uptake outer membrane protein produces the protein MKIIRNIALFALLSSATACSDSFLTLSPTDILVEDKFFTSISDAEAALIGVYGSLQKEEAFTNVRDAADIEWAISGDMYEMDGSANRIELHSLAFPSTNTILRDVYTAAYLGISRANTVIAKVASMTDGEEDAKKKIIAQAKFVRALFYYRLVTYFGGVPLILEPLDASSDLQIARSSSTDVWGQIEKDLQEAKADLPVKWEGNNVGKVTSGACKALLNKSYLWQKKYQEVVSVTEELFAEGHYSLLPDYRSVFMETNENNAEILFSTQFKEGVDAEGNNLVKRTAPRGAPAEFTGGAAWSNFVPQQHWVNAHEKDASGKIKDKRYWASIIGPGEKHQDMPAFVMPTNVPAGWSRSGFIMTKYWQKPTLNNSGVNPPVIRFAEILLNYAEALNELNQSAKAIGEVNKIRTRAGLDNLPTTLNKSQTLDAIFKERRLEFIWEPTGGFSDLNRSGRFLKFIEQERPNYADLNVAQKPWLKTTPIVFPIPRDAWDRNKALEQNEHYSY, from the coding sequence ATGAAAATAATAAGAAATATAGCGTTGTTTGCTTTGTTGAGTTCAGCAACAGCGTGCAGTGATAGCTTTTTAACGTTATCACCTACCGATATACTAGTGGAGGATAAGTTTTTCACCAGCATCTCCGATGCGGAGGCTGCGCTGATCGGTGTTTATGGGTCGCTGCAGAAAGAGGAAGCTTTTACCAATGTTCGCGATGCAGCAGATATAGAATGGGCTATTTCCGGAGATATGTATGAGATGGACGGTAGTGCAAACCGTATCGAATTGCACTCCTTAGCTTTTCCTTCAACAAATACAATCTTGCGCGATGTGTACACCGCAGCCTATTTAGGGATCAGCCGCGCGAATACGGTTATAGCTAAAGTGGCAAGCATGACGGACGGCGAGGAAGATGCGAAGAAGAAAATCATTGCGCAGGCGAAGTTTGTTCGTGCTTTATTCTACTATCGTTTGGTAACTTATTTTGGCGGTGTTCCTTTGATTTTAGAGCCTCTGGATGCGAGTTCGGATCTGCAGATTGCGAGATCAAGTTCTACCGATGTGTGGGGACAGATCGAGAAGGATCTACAGGAAGCAAAGGCGGACTTGCCTGTAAAATGGGAAGGCAATAATGTGGGTAAAGTGACGTCCGGCGCTTGTAAAGCATTATTGAATAAGTCGTATTTGTGGCAGAAGAAATATCAGGAGGTGGTTAGCGTGACGGAGGAATTGTTTGCTGAAGGCCATTACTCTTTGTTACCAGATTATCGCTCGGTTTTCATGGAGACGAACGAGAATAATGCGGAGATTCTATTCTCTACGCAATTTAAAGAAGGTGTGGATGCAGAGGGCAATAACTTAGTGAAGCGTACGGCACCTCGTGGGGCTCCTGCGGAATTTACCGGCGGCGCGGCATGGAGTAACTTCGTACCACAGCAGCACTGGGTGAATGCGCATGAAAAAGATGCCAGCGGGAAAATAAAAGATAAGCGCTATTGGGCTTCTATCATTGGTCCTGGCGAGAAGCATCAGGATATGCCTGCATTTGTAATGCCGACCAATGTACCTGCAGGTTGGTCCAGATCGGGATTTATTATGACGAAGTATTGGCAGAAGCCGACGTTAAACAACTCAGGGGTCAATCCACCGGTTATTCGTTTTGCGGAGATCTTGTTGAACTATGCTGAGGCGTTGAATGAGTTGAACCAGTCGGCAAAGGCGATTGGCGAGGTGAATAAAATTAGAACGCGCGCCGGATTGGACAACCTTCCAACAACCCTTAACAAGAGCCAGACACTGGATGCAATCTTTAAAGAGCGTCGTCTGGAGTTTATTTGGGAACCTACAGGCGGTTTCTCTGATTTGAACCGTAGCGGTCGCTTCTTGAAATTCATTGAACAAGAACGCCCTAACTATGCGGATCTAAATGTGGCGCAGAAACCTTGGTTGAAGACCACGCCGATCGTATTCCCAATTCCTCGAGATGCATGGGATAGAAATAAAGCGCTTGAGCAGAATGAGCATTATAGCTATTAA
- a CDS encoding CsbD family protein yields the protein MNKLTWKGRWNEIKGKVKQQYADLTDDDLLYAEGKEDELLGKLQKKTGKTKEEVESWLDEM from the coding sequence ATGAACAAGTTAACATGGAAAGGCCGTTGGAACGAAATCAAAGGAAAAGTGAAGCAACAATACGCAGATCTTACTGATGATGATCTACTTTATGCAGAAGGAAAAGAAGACGAGTTATTAGGAAAACTTCAAAAGAAAACAGGGAAGACTAAAGAAGAAGTTGAATCTTGGTTAGATGAAATGTAA
- a CDS encoding response regulator transcription factor — protein MINIAIADDHPLLLEGLRNILSKEEDLTVVGCFPSAEALQAALKYEKIDILLLDINLSDTNSLELIRPLRASYPSMHIIIISVHNEYAVINSAFEEGAEGYIQKNSSIDEILTGIQHILHGKRFMCSQTKSIVDKKNQSELKSVPKLTRREKEILIEAAMGLTTIQIAEKLFISHHTVESHRKNLIEKFKASNLSSAIKMAYEYGLILEVKS, from the coding sequence ATGATAAACATTGCGATCGCGGATGACCACCCTTTATTATTAGAGGGTCTACGAAATATACTATCCAAGGAAGAGGATCTAACGGTTGTCGGATGCTTCCCTAGTGCTGAGGCACTACAAGCGGCACTAAAGTATGAAAAGATTGATATTCTCTTATTGGACATCAACCTTTCTGACACCAATAGCTTAGAACTTATTCGTCCACTGCGTGCGAGTTATCCTAGCATGCACATCATCATTATTAGTGTGCATAATGAATATGCAGTTATCAACTCAGCCTTTGAAGAGGGCGCGGAAGGGTATATTCAAAAGAACTCCTCTATTGATGAGATTCTGACAGGAATTCAGCATATCTTGCATGGTAAGCGCTTCATGTGTTCTCAAACCAAGAGCATCGTTGATAAAAAAAATCAGAGCGAACTGAAGAGCGTCCCGAAACTGACCCGCCGCGAGAAGGAGATATTAATAGAAGCAGCAATGGGATTAACAACAATTCAGATTGCCGAAAAACTATTCATCAGCCACCATACGGTTGAAAGCCATCGAAAGAATTTGATTGAGAAATTCAAGGCCTCAAATTTGAGTTCGGCCATTAAAATGGCTTATGAATATGGGCTTATTTTGGAGGTAAAGTCATAA